GATTGTCATGGCCACCCTGAAGAAATTGGACCACTATGAGCTTGAAGAGGATTTTCCAGATGATCTTCAAAGGGTGAGGTCACCAAAACCATTAATCTCTGTGAGAGAATAGGCAAGAAAATGAGGCCATAGCCTCTTCTCTGAAGGGACAGAATTTCCAGGAGGCTCAGTGCTGCCAGAGCCATACCTGAACCACAGCATAACCTCCTTCCTAGAGGGTCCAGCTGCTTGGCTAAACTGTGGTGCCTCTGAACATCTCCACTGACTAGGACAGGGGATAACTGCACTGCAGGTTTCtctgggcactgccagagctggtggcagcagcccaggagaggTGCTGAGGAAAtctctctcctgcctccagcacaACTCAGTGCTCTGGCTGATTTCCAGGCACTCAGGCAGCATCTTTGCTGCACTCCCTCGTGGCTGGTTTTGTTCAgactctccctgctccctcagcagaATCCCAACACTGCTCTGAATTTCTTACACCAGGGCTCTGTTTGCTTCAGTGATTTCAAAATCCCTTCCTGGAGCTCCTGAGCCCTTGAGCTGATCTGGAGGCAGGACATGACACTTTAAATGGAGCCTTCCACCAAGCCCTCAGTCTTGCTGTGCAAGCAAAGATCCCAGGAGCCTTTCCAAAAGCACCAACATCGTTGCAGTGCTCCACTCAGCAACACTGCTGCCCTTTTTGCCTCCATAATTCCTTCATTTAGTGGCTAAATTACTTGAATTTGCATTAGCTGCGGTTTTGCTCTGTCCAGATTATCCCAGCCCCCTGTCAGTCCAGGTAATCACGAGCTGACAGACACAAACCAGAGCCCTGAGccccaggggagctgctgctttatGGCCTGTGCAGATGGTGGCAGTTCCGCACCACTGCCGTGCACCCATTTTGCTTCACTGCCATCCATTCCCATGGAGAAGGGAATTCATTTGCCCAACAGCTGCActtggctgcaggaggagactCATTATGGGTTAGTGAAGCCACCCTCTATTTAGAGCCACAAGGGAAGTCACCGCTTCCATTAGAAGCTGGGACTCTCCAAAAATGAAGATTTAcagccagtgccagcagtgcaggaatCCCTTCCAAGTGCGATTTTCCATTTCCAGGCATGCTGGAGCATATACAGCCTTTCTTCCACaccagctgcacagcagccctgcttgCACTGATCTCCCCATTTCAGCACGTGGGGCCAAGGGTGCTGCCTCTGTTTCCCCACCTGTGTTAGGGATAATGCCCCATTACACCGCAGCAAGGCCAAGGGTAGAGCCCTGGATTCATCCCGATGAGTAGGGATTTGCCAGGTTGAGACAGAGAGTTTCTCCctctgagcactgctgtgctgctccttcaTTGTGTGCTCACCCCTCCTCTCATCCGGTCACGTTACCTCCCAGCTCTTTGAGGACAAAAACACCATTGTCAACATCATCAGCATGTCCCACAGCATCCGCCTGCGGAAGATTGATAAGCGAGAGAGCGACATGCTCTGCAACACCTACCAGTGGCAGATCTCAGTGACAGGAAAGGTAAGAGACCCTCACACTCAGGGGGATGGGGCACAGACAGGTCTGGCCCAAGTGGCAGGGACACTGTGAGGGGAGACACTCCCAGATCTTTGCTGGACCTTGACACGCCTGCAGATTCACTGCTTGGTTTCAATCTGTCCAGGCTTTCCAAACCGAGAGTGACAGAAACCGCGCCTGTATCGAAAAGATCATTTGCTTCATCAACACtctgcagaaggagctggatAGCACAGTGATCCTGGAGCCTACAGAATagggctggggagctgcctCAGCTGGGGCACACAGGACAgcccccagcaggagcagctgcctctcTATGGCCAAGCTGCCTGGGACATTTCAGACCAAATGCATACTTCTTCCATCCACCATAAACTGCAAATAAAAGCTACTTCTTGACTCTGGAAAAGCATCCAAAGCCCTGTCTCTTCCATCATATTGGCACAAAGCCCGTGCAGACAACTCAGACCTGGTCACAAGGGGTTATGGATCAGCTGTGAGCTGATTGAACCAAATCATAGCAGCATATCATGCCTGAAAGCTTCGGTACCTGTGAGCTCGGTGGCAGGAacctgtgagctgctggcacgaggcagcagctcaggagaggaACACTCTCCATCAAACCACCCCCGAGATAACAGCAGGTTTCCAGCTCAGCGAGCACAAGGCTGGCGGGGGCTCCGTATGCCTGGGAGCCTCATCTTCTCACCCCTTCTCGCAATCGGCTTTCTGCAGCgtgagcagagcagcccccagccagcaggaagggaaatcAATGGTTCCACAGGAGCTCACGCGCCGCTGCTCGCGACAGCCAAGTGAGGAGTCATTAATTCCCCTCCTTGCTCGGTGACAGGCGCTGCCACGCTCGCTTGTGGGCAGCTTCTGAGGAACGGTGCTGGCCGGGGcggtgctgctccaggcaggcagCAAGGAGAAGGTGGGAAGGTTAAACGAGAGGGTGGCTGTGTGTGCTcgccaggggcagagcaggtCTCAGAAAACcccgtggctgctgctgcctgtcaAACACAGATTCAGCTCATCATGCTCTGTGCTTCTGAAGATGGCTGGAGCCCTGGTTTTACCCCTCTTGCTCCACGACTATACAGTTGTCTCCTTGCTACCTCCTCAGCTGCATGGAGTGGTTCACACAGTAGTTAGTGTCTGCTCTGGCCTGTGATTTTTAATACCTGGAGCCATCCCAGCACCTGTCCACAACGTGGCAGCTCAGGACCCACCCCACAGTTTGGTGATTAAAACAAAGACACACAGCTTTTGGTACCTCACAGGGGCGAGTCTTTAATGGAACACAGAGACCCTGGTGTTACAGACAGGCACGCCGAGGGATGAACAACAGATGCAGTGGAGTCTGTTTTCAGATTTCCATAACAAGTGTGTGTCAGGAGCTGGCAGCTATGAAGACATGTGGCATATGCTGGGTATGTCTGTGCCGTGCCCTGCCCAGGAAGCTGTTTCTTCTGTGGGAGCTCCTCTGATGAGTTACAGACACCAGGaaaggacagagctgctggcttGGGGATTCAGAGGAAACTCACCTTGACCTCTCCTCCTTGTGTGATGCACTGCAGCAGGCAATCCAAGTGAAGAGTTGCCCACAAAACCACAGCACATGAAGCTGATCCCAGGAAAAGTGGAATGGCAGGAAGGTGGCTACCATCCACTGTGGTCAggccagcaattcccagctggacgttttctttctgtgccctgcccagctgcctcagTCCTGCAACAGCTTGTGTTTTACAGTTGAGCTCTCTGAGCAGAGGTGAACAAAGAGAGTCCCAGCTGCCGTGCGAGCACGCAGCTCACACAGGTCGTAGTCATGGGCCCACTCCACGTTGCCCCAGCGCCGAATCTgaaggagaggaggaacagAGATTATACTCAAAGCAACTCTCAGCTTCCCTTCTGATGTTTGTGAAGCACAGGTAACCCCCCCTACCCCCAGGAACTGAGATGATCCTCGACTGCTGAGGCAGGGATATCTCAAGATCAGGATGTGCTTCATCTGTACTGGGGTCTGAGGCAAAGCCTCTTAACGGGAGGATGAAAAGATTCCCAACTTCAGCTACTTTTGGGACAAGGAGAGCTTCACACCAAGCTAATTTCCAGCAAGCTTGCTATCTTGGTGTCTACCAAAGCCTCCAGGCTGGATAACCCTCAGCAGGAGAAGTCAGCCACAACTTTGCACTTCAGAttagagagggagaaaagcagcCATCTGGGCTCTGTGAAAAGAAactggcagccctgggagcactCTGGGCTGGTGTGCCCGTGGTgttgctctgcagcagcacgcACCAAACGCTCTCAGACACAGAGACTGGTGGAGTGGAACGTCTCCTGCTATAGCAGGCACTTCCCCTGCCAGTTATTTGTGGTGGGGGATGCATTTGTCATGCTGAGATTATTGCTATTTGAATTATAGGGCTGTTTTGTAACATAATTTACCTGGTATTCTTCCTCCAGGCGAGACAGAAGCACAGCTTTCTCTACTGTAATGTGCCTGTCAATCAGGCTCATGGACAGAATCAGCGATTTCAGCTGGGTGATTACAAATTCTATACCTGGAAGGGAATAAGCCAAACCAAACAAGATTCATGgctgttttctgcagcattACAGCAGCATCTTCACATCTGCCTGAAGAGACAGGCAGGCTGTGGTACCCCCTCAGGGAGGGCCAGTGATCCTCCCACCTGTACCTGGGCACTCAGATCTGTGGCTAACACCAGGCACAGAGCATTGTGCTGGCCCTGCCACTGCAGTGACAAAGGCCATGCCCTGGACACCACCTCCTTTTATTCTGCCACAACCTTTCCCTGTGCAAAGGGAAGAGATATCCACCCAAGCTCGAGAATTCTGTGGGTGTCACTGCCTGCTGCTCATTCAGGTCTGGAGCAAAGCAAACCTCCCTTCATTTCTTTATCTTTCGGTGTCATTCAGATGATTCAGGCAAGATTAAGTGGGATATAAGGATAAAAAAGTGAGGACAGTGCACAGTGTGGGCACTTTGGAGTACTAAGcctgatttcttttcctggtaACAACAGATAGGGATTAAATCATTAGAAGGTTTGGCATTAAAGAAGTTATTTCTGCTAAGGTGGAGCAAGCAGCTCATGGGACAGCACAGTCAGATCCTGAACACCAGTGGCACTGAAGAGAATCCCTGCCTGTGACAAAAGCAGGTCAGGGCCTGGCCTGCAGATTTAAAACATAAACCTccacacctggagcaggagaaggaaatcaTTCCTGTCACTCTCCTGCCCCGTGGAGAGGAACCACCTCCTCActggcccagccctgctcaccttGCAGGGCCCACATGTTGTAGGATGCCAGATGGCTGACAAAGGTCTCCTTGGTGCTGGCTGGAATGTTTGGCCCCAGGATGCTGGTCGAGGAGCCAATTGTCACATTGTACCTGGAATGATCACCCAAACCCTTAGTAAAGCCCAGGGGAAAGGCCCAGGGCTCATGGAGCCTGTGGCCTTGGCACTTCTAAGCACCAGAgcccctgggctcagcagggcagggcctTAAGCAGCAAAGGAACCCTTTGAGCTCTCACCTTTTCTCAGCCCAGGCGACCACAGGATCCCATTCGTTCTTCTGTAGTTCTGCCAAGGCTGGAGGCTCCTCCACACGATAGCTGGGACATCACAGAACAAAACCACGCTGGATGGTCACTCCCAGGCTGGGACACACCTCTGGGAAGGACACTGACCCCACCAGACCCACAGCAAGTGGAACAGGGACCTGCTGTCCACccaggcagcagtgacagggaaCAATCCCCCAACTTTTCCCTAAATTCAATGCTTTTTGTTATTCCAGGAAGGACAATTCTGTCTTACTACAAAACAGAGCAGTGAACCAGCCAGCTGAAAACTGCAGGCAGCCCCAAGCCACAGACTGAAGTGAGGTTTAGCAGTTAGAGGAGGGTACAAACCCCACTGCAACTCTCTGTGGGGCCACTCCTGCTTCTCCTTGCCCAGTGGCTCAGctcagcattccctgctcccccagTCTGACCAAAGCCACAGGGCAGCTGGGGGAAGCCTGTTCCTTTCTCTCCACAGGAACTGTGCAGCTGCCAGTGGAGGCTGGGACAAGAGCCTGGGCATGAACAGGCTTGATCCTACAGCTCACAGGGACTTTAAGGAATGAAGGGCATTTTGGGACAGGTACAAGTAGTCTGAGCTATCTGTACTGGCAGGAATACCAGGGACTGGCTAAGAGATCCCCACAGGCCTttcaaagatgttttcttttctccaagaTCTTCATTTCCCACTGCTCTCACCCTTGCCCAGCAGGGAGGTGTCCAGAACAGAGCTCAACAGAGGACCAAATCCAGTGCTCCTTCTTTGGGTGCACAGACTCCAACTAGGTTTGCACATGCAGGACTGATCTAAACTAATTCAAACCCTCAGGCAAAAACAAGCACAGAGCCATGCCATGACTGGGTGAGTGCAGATGTTTTCCCTCACTTTACCCAACCCTCTTTCCAAAATCCAGCTGGGTCCCCATCTCATACCAGACTGTGTCTGTCTCCAGGAACTTCACAGCTGCTCGGATCAGCTGCGTTTTGTTTCGCTGCGTGGGATTGTCCAGCGCCGTGTTGCACAGAGTGGTCTGGGGATAAAAGCAGTTGAAACTGCTGTTATTCCAGCCTTGAAAAAGCAGCAACTTCCATGGTACAATGCCAAGAAGAAGCAGAGGGATCTGTGGCAAATGAACAACTGAGGGATGCAGGGTTATAAAATGGCTAATGTAATAGGTATCTTCTCAAATCTTTCAGAATCCCTGGAAACAGCTCATTAAGCAGCAGGGAAGAATTGGATTGCTCCAGAGCTCagtttcctcctgctcctcactATTCCCAATAACACTGTCCAGCCCCTTCTCAAGTTCCACTAGTGACACAGATTCCCTCTAGACAGGCACCCAGCCAGCCCAGAGAAAGTCCTAACTTTCTGCTCATTAGGAGCAGGACAACCTGCTGCCTCCACATTCTGCATTTGGAGGTCTCAGCACTCCACCCTGCCGTGCTCACCAGGTGCATCGTGTAGAACTTGATGGTGTCTTTCTGGGAATCCCACTCTGTTGCCACTGCAATGGCCAAGGCCTCGCTGGGGACAGTGAAGAGCTTGGCCTGGGGCGTTTTCAGCTTTCGGTGGTCCAGGTTTATTTCAAAGCCTCCTGGGGAATCAGAGTAGAAATCCTGGGGAATCAAAGAGGAGCAGGCACTAAGGAACAACAGACAaccccacagcaggagcagattcagagctggagctgagagGAGCAAGAGACCAGGAATACTCAGGTTTCCCACCATCACTTGGATACACTTGGTCCTGGAAGCTGCTTCCCACCATGCAGCTTTGCTGTAGATGAGAaggggacacagcagctggTGACAAACCTGCCACTgacacagcctgggctgcaggtgctgaCGTGGTGTGGGGTGATACACCTCTCCTAGGGATcagccatcccatcccatcccatcccatcccatcccatcccatcccatcccatcccatccctgtggCCATACTCACCTTCCCCCTGTGAGATGCTCACATTCTGGTAGAACCTCTTCCTCTCTGGGGACAGAaacagaaggcaaagagaaCATTCAGAGGGCAAACAGAGAATGTTCagccccttcccctgctccccatCACAGCTCAGAACAGACAGAGCTTTGCTGCTGTCGAGGTGGCCTGGCCACAAAAATCCAGCCCTTCATCCACAGTTTCcaagctgtgagcagcagggaagcacCAGGAGCAAAGAGAACCAGCTACaatcctgccaggctgggggctCAGCTGCCTCAGGGTGTGGCAGGGCTGGTTTCCCAAGGAGGCCTGTCCCACCTCTCCTCAGGAGTTCTGCTTCAGGGTCAACCTTTCCAGATTCTACAATTACAGTCACACTGGACAAATTAATCCCCAAAGGACACTGCAGCCCAAACATCCCAGTCCAGCTCAGGAATATACCTGCTCCACCAACAAGATGAGCCTGAGGAAACTTCAGGTCTCATTTTAGGAGCAGTGTCCTTTGCTACCAGCACTCCTAACACTGTGAGAGCAGGATTACACCCACCCCAAAGGCTCACACCCCTCCCACAAGGCAGGAAGAATCCACGAGCCATTCCCCCGACAACAGCAACCAGGCTGTAAATCCCAAACCCATAAATCTGTCTCGTGAAGGGCACAGCAAACAGGTCAGGCTGCAGGTCTGCTGTTCCAGGCTAAAACCAGCACATTCCCACTGGGGAAATTGAAGGATTTGCTCAGGCTCAGCGACCTGTGAGCTTTGGGGCCTCAGGCACAGTTCTAAAAACAGATTAAAGTGTGTGTACCCCAGAGGATCCCCGAGGCTCATCAGTGACTCCCAAAACCTTGTCATGAGTCACCGCGACTCTGCAACCTCACCTCCGACAAAATGAGATTAATTTTACTGTTCTCAAACCAACGTGATTCCAGCAAAGTCTCTGGATAGGATACGTGGGCCAGAACGTACCTGAACCCCCTCGTCTGAGTCCCATTCCCTTAAAATCCCTAAAACCcaataaaacacaaaaccaagcGTAACAAACTGGTTCAGTGAGGGCTCGGCCGTGCTGCCAGCGAACCCTGCCCGCTCCAAACACACATTAACGCCAGGGAAAGGGCGCgggggacagccccagccccggggccgctcAGCGAGGCCGTGCcgatcccagccctgccctgggtgaCCCCGGCATGAGGGTCCCCAGGGAAGGATCCCCCTCCCCAAACGGGGCTGGAGCCGCCCCTGTGCTCCCTCACCTGTCGGCGGGGCATAGGCCCGGCGCCCACATGACCCCACCGGGCCGCTCCCAGCATCTGCAGGAGGCGGTCGGGGGAGCCGAGCGGGCGGGGAGTGGGCCCACCACAGCCGGCGACAGCCGCGCCACATCGCGACAGACGACATAGCAACCTCGTCCCCACCGCGCTCAGCGCCGCTCCCTGGGCGCCGCCATCTTGCCGGCGGCCGCAACCAATCCACGCCGCCTGGACGAAAAAAACTACATTTCCCAGCGGCGCCAGGTGGCAGCACAACCAATCAACGCCCCGGCGTCGTGACAGCAGCCAATCAGAGTCAGGGGGCGCCCCTCAGGCACGCGCGCGGGGGCCAATGGGAGCGCGCGGAGGCGCTGCCAGGAGGCCCCGACccagcggcggccgcggcgtgagggagcggagcggagcggagcgggcggcGTCCCCCGGCCGCACCCCGGCCCCGGCCACGCTGGCGCCCGGGGACCCTCCCGAGATGCCGGTTCGGAGCGAGAGGCGCCGCGCTGGAGGGGCGGGGGGCTcggcctcctcctcccctgccaccGGAGCGGCCGCCAGCAGCCTAGTGCCGCCGCCCCCCATCAACACGGCGCAGCCTGGAGTGGCCACTTCGCTTCTCTACAGCGGGGCCAAGTTCCGCGGGCAGCAGCGCAGCAAAGGCAACGCCTACGAGGTGGAGGTCGTCATGCAGGTGAGGGGGTTGGCGGGGCGAGCCGGGCCCTGGCGGGGCGGGAACGGCCACCGCGGCCTGAGGCGAGCGGGGGGACCCGCTCGCCTCAGGCCGCGGTGGCCGttcccgccccgccggcccctTGCGACAGCACCCGCATCACCCTACCCCTCGATATTAAGAGGAATTTCTTCGCAGAAAAGGTCACtaaacattggaatgggctgcttAGGCAGAtggtgaagtcaccatccctggaggtgtttaaggaaagccTGGACGTGGCACACTCAGTGCTGcggtctggttgacaaggtggtgaaTCAGTCACAGGACGGGCTGGATGATCTCAGCTCTCTTCCGACCTCAGTGGTTCTGTGATGATTCCAAGCCGGCGGGGTATTTTTATGTTCGTTTCCCCACGTTCCTGGTGGGATTTGTTGTGGTGGGGACATCCCATGGCTGCTCAGCTCCACTGCACGCTGTCACCTCGCAGGGGCTGGCTGTGGTTTTGTGCTTAAAAACGCTGCTTTTGTGCCGAAAACGTGGCTGTTTTGCATGTGTCAGCTGAGGAGAGGGGGctgcctgctctccctgtgctgagcacagggaaacGTTGCTGTCCTTTGATCACAGGTGGAGAAGATCCATCTTCTCTCGGGTGGAGGTTTTCACTTCCCTGAATAACTCACTGCGTGTTTTGAAAGCGGATCTAGAGATGTcggggaaaagaaaaaaatcccttggaAAATCCCTGCTTTTAAAG
The genomic region above belongs to Vidua chalybeata isolate OUT-0048 chromosome 16, bVidCha1 merged haplotype, whole genome shotgun sequence and contains:
- the ATPAF2 gene encoding ATP synthase mitochondrial F1 complex assembly factor 2, which encodes MSSVAMWRGCRRLWWAHSPPARLPRPPPADAGSGPVGSCGRRAYAPPTERKRFYQNVSISQGEGGFEINLDHRKLKTPQAKLFTVPSEALAIAVATEWDSQKDTIKFYTMHLTTLCNTALDNPTQRNKTQLIRAAVKFLETDTVCYRVEEPPALAELQKNEWDPVVAWAEKRYNVTIGSSTSILGPNIPASTKETFVSHLASYNMWALQGIEFVITQLKSLILSMSLIDRHITVEKAVLLSRLEEEYQIRRWGNVEWAHDYDLCELRARTAAGTLFVHLCSESSTVKHKLLQD